DNA sequence from the Oryza brachyantha chromosome 5, ObraRS2, whole genome shotgun sequence genome:
ttataaaaagataatacttttaaaatagatttttaactttacattAATGGCTGTCATCGTTTATACCATgaaataactattaaaaattagattttttttcgtcTTCATCTAATAACATCTAAGATTACTCCGATTCTCCTAACCTTCGCCTCACTGCAACTATGCATCGTGAAGTGACTTcagctcggcgacggcgagggagaCAGGGGCGTATCGTTTTCGGGACGCGCTAACGAGCCACAACCTCCATGGATCGCGTACTGACAAGCGTAATAGCTGGGAGAATTTGGATCAGAACAGATGCATCTatggtttaattaatttacatgtaATCGATCACTCATACACAAGAAAACCGCCAGCTGCTAGAGATGGAGCCACTCGAAGATGATGATAAACcaagagaagggaaaaaaaacagagcaaGAATTATGCTACTATCAAGTGACgacgcatcgatcgatcgccattGCGTTTGCAGCTATGGTGTAAGAATTCAATGGAGGTTTAGGGTGTCCTCCTATGTCAGGGTGTTGCAGAGGCCCTGCGGCTTGGCGTGGGCGTGGTCGGAGGCCGCCCACATCTCCGCCATGTTTGGGAAGTAGCACGCCGAGAGCTCCAAGTTGGCCTTGCTTTCCGGGAGGCCGGTGAAGCTGCTGAACAGGTCGGCGTAGGGGAACAGCTGCTCGCCGGCCGTGAGCTCGCCGAGGAACACGTCGTCGAGAGACACGGCGCCAGCTTCAGTCGACGCCCAGTTGCAGCCGTCCGGTGTGACGGTGGCTGTGGGTGGCACGGGCGGGAGCTCGGTCTGTGACGCCGCCGCTGGTGCGTCGAAGCGGATGTACTGCTGTGGCGACGTCGTCGGTTGCGGGTACATGGTGGTGGCGAAGCAGGCGTCGCCGCTTGAGCTGGTGACGGacgaggaggccggcgagAGTGCCGGCGCCTGCGCGGACGACGTGCATTGGCTCTGTACCGTGTCGGGCGGCGTGGCAGGCGCGGCTGAGAAGGCTCTGGctccggcaccggcgccgcgcggcggctgcaCGGCCCCCATGGCTTTCTTCTTGAGCTTGGTGTTCCAGTAGTTCTTGACGTCGTTGTCGGTCCGGCCGGGGAGCTTCGACGCGATGATGGACCACCTGGCAACGCCCAAAGCAGAGTCAGTCTTACCATGTCACAACAGCacccgacgtcgccgccgatgCAGCAtcagtaacaaaaaaaagtttcttccGGCTTAATCACCTGCTTCCAATCGAGCTGTAGAGCGAGCAGATGATGTGGTCCTCCTGCTCGGTGTAGCCTCCGTGCTTGATGTCCGGCCTCAGGTAATTCAGCCACCGGAGGCGGCAGCTCTTGCCGCAGCGGTTGAGCCCTGAATCACAAAGAAACAGGTACCTCTACTTCAGAATTCACACACAAGCTTGCTCTTGGCACAAACGCGGCGGCCATCACCGATGACGAGACGACGAGGTAGTACAACCACCAACCTGCTTTCTGCGGCAGCGCGATCCAGTTGCCGCCGATGCCGTGGCTGTGGACGTAGCTCCGCAGCTGCTCGTCCTCCTCGGGCGACCACGGCCCCCGCTTCACGCTCGCCTTGTCGCAGCACGGCGCGCGCCCCATTCTCACACCACTTGGGTCACTTCACCACCGCGCGCAGCACGCAGCAGCAAGAGCACTCGAGCAGAAGACGCGATGCGATGCGCGTCACCGGCCGCAGCGAGTATGTACGTACTCCAGCCAAAGCACGCGACGGCAGCAGCGACCGAGACCGACCGGTGCgtgcctcctcctgctgctgctgctacaatGCAACCCGGCGTCCGCGACCGTGTCGATTTATAGCGGCCTTACGCGACGGGGAGGGCGTTGCCTTTCGCCGGTGGGGGCCCAGCCGCCAGAGCTGCCACGGCAACCCTCCCCTGCTCGCGAGATGTTCGCCTCCATTATTCCTCCCCTGCCGCCGAGCCGTCCCTGTCGTGTACTCGTGTGTGCTCGTTATTTGTCGtctcgtgtgtgtgtgtgttgagTGATATGTAGGTTTAGCccttcattaattaatttctcctAGTATTTGTTTTAGGGCTGCAGAGCTGCCTTTGACCAGACGAGTTAGACATGTTTTCACACAAGA
Encoded proteins:
- the LOC102711977 gene encoding transcription factor RAX1-like; translation: MGRAPCCDKASVKRGPWSPEEDEQLRSYVHSHGIGGNWIALPQKAGLNRCGKSCRLRWLNYLRPDIKHGGYTEQEDHIICSLYSSIGSRWSIIASKLPGRTDNDVKNYWNTKLKKKAMGAVQPPRGAGAGARAFSAAPATPPDTVQSQCTSSAQAPALSPASSSVTSSSGDACFATTMYPQPTTSPQQYIRFDAPAAASQTELPPVPPTATVTPDGCNWASTEAGAVSLDDVFLGELTAGEQLFPYADLFSSFTGLPESKANLELSACYFPNMAEMWAASDHAHAKPQGLCNTLT